The region GTTAGCAAGTTTGCTCCATGGTGGCAGACCCGTTAGTGACTATCACAATGCCCTCAAGCTGGGTTATGACCCCGAAAATTTAACCTATCCTGATTGGTTAAAAAATGCCCCTTGGTTTACCCTTCTACCCCCAGTAGTTGCCCCCGGTAAAGCAATTTCTTGCCTATCTTCCAGCATCGCCAACGCAGAAAAATTCCCAAAAAATTGTTTAGTTTGTGCCGGTACTACGGACAGCATTGCTGCTTTTCTGGCCAGTGGCGCAACGCAACCGGGGGAAGCGGTCACTTCCCTAGGTTCCACTTTGGTGCTGAAGTTGTTGAGCGCCAAACCAGTCACGGATTTGGCCAGTGGTGTTTATAGCCATCGTTTGGGCAATTTATGGTTAACGGGGGGAGCTTCCAATACTGGGGGAGCGGTGTTGCAACACTTTTTTTCCCTGGAGCAGTTAAGGGAATTAAGCCCAAAAATTCATCCCCATCAACCCAGTGGTTTAGATTACTATCCGCTTTTGCAACCGGGGGAAAGATTTCCCATTAATGACCCCAATTTGTTACCGAAACTGGAACCCAGGCCAGCGGATGATGTGACTTTTTTACAAGGTTTATTGGAAGGTTTAGCCCGCATTGAAGCCCAGGGTTATGAAAAGTTACAAAAGTTGGGAGCAACAACCTTAACAAAAGTGTTTACTGCTGGGGGAGGAGCACAGAATTTAACTTGGCAAACTATTCGGCAAAATTTGCTCCAGGTGCCGGTACAGAAATCCGTTCAGTCGGAAGCGGCTTATGGTTCTGCTTGTTTAGCCAGAAGTAGTCAGTCTTTGGAATGAAATTTCCCAAGGCGATCGCCATCCGAGACAGCAAATCGCCTTCAGTTTTAAGCTATTAATCACAGCGTTTGATAGAGCAATAATTACCAGCCAAAGGGCAATAACGGCAATTTGCCGCCGAGGCATTAGGCTTGGGAATATCCTTACTAGTCAAGATTTGAAGAATAGCATGGAGTTCGCCGATAAAATCCTGATCAATCATGGAGTGGGGAACATCCTCAATAGAATCAGAGTAAATTAAGCGGCCATTTAATTTCCGTCCTTGGCACTTTTCTTTCGTGGTATCGGCGTGGGGAATCAACATCATATAAAGCAGAACTTGGTAGTAATGAAAGGGTCGTTTGCGCCCACTTTTGCAATCTTCGACAATAATTTCGTCGTCGTTGTAGGCAACAATGTCAGGACGACCAGCAATGCAAATGTCAAAAGATTTGCCGACTACCTTTTGGGAATTTTCTTCTTCGATGGCGACATCGTATCCCTGTTGACGCAGAGATTCTGCCCGTTCAATCACCATCTGATCGTGGATTGTGCAGTCGAAATCACTGGGAGGCAAAGTTAGTTGATGCTGGGTTTTTAGCCAAGCGGCGAAGAAGCAGGGATCTTCTTCAGCCATGAGTTTGGCAAGGGTTGTAACCCAGGCATAGGGACGAAAGCGTTGCTTGATTTGGGGAAGGAAGGATTGAACCATAATTGGTAAAGTAAAAAAATTGGGATAAAAGTTGACAGTTGATGATGGGATTTAGCGGGCCCGCTGTTTGGTTTGGTGATGCCAGTAAGCGGTGACAATTTGCGTATTGGTGATTGTTGGCTGACAGATTACCCGCAATCCCCGCAAAGCATCAGTCATTTTTGCGTAAGGGCTTTGGCGAAGAAGGCGATCGGTCAGGGTGAAGCGCACTGATCCGTGGCTATAGTCTTGCTGCCCATAGGTTAGGGCAACCTGAATCATGGCGGTATTAATGGCCCGTTGTTGCTGGCGACGTTGGAGATGATTGTCATCTTTGTAGGAGTTAAATGATGTGATGGTTTCACTGGGGATGATGTTGGCATCCTGTTGGATTAGTTGGTTCAGAGTGGATTGTTTGCCCATAGGATTAAAGTCAGGAGTTAAATTGGAGTTGGGAATCAGGCAGGTTAATGGTGGTTATGGCTTTTCTTTGACTGGCCCATCACCAGGTTGGGAACCTTCTCTCAGGGGTCTTGGGGGTATGCCCTCTCGGTCTTCAGTTGTCTGCCCTCGACAATTCCAGATTAGATATTGCAACGCCTAGAAACCAGTGTTGTTAAATGAACTTAAGCGCAGTCTTAACTTCACTTATTTTCACTAAACGTCACTGGTCAGATCCCAGAACCTCTTGGTAGATTGAAAAGCATACGGGATTTTTAACAAAAAAATGAGCGAGAAACCCAAACAGAGTCGCAAGCGCAGTTTCCCCGTTAAGCCCCAAGCATTACTTCTTTTGGAAAAAACCATGAGAGAGAAAGGGTTCACTTACTCGACTCAAGAGCAAATGTATGAAGAATTATGGGAAAGGACAGGAAGAACGATAAGTATTGATACAGTAAAAAATTTTTTCAACCCACAATTTGGTCATCACCCACAAAGAAATACTATTCAAGCTCTGGCAACAACTCTTGGATTGATGCCAGAGGACTTAGTCGAGGGATGGGCTACATCGACAGTTTCCAAAGCGGCCTCACTAAACACTTCAGCAATCACCATAGATCCCTCTACTTTTCAAAGAATGCTTGATAAAAAGATACGAGAGTCAACAGCTAATATATTTTTAAGTGGCAATTTAAAAAGTGCAAAGCTATATGTGCCACTAGGACTAATTGAACGAAAAGAAAAATCAAGACATGGAGAGGTTAAGCCTGAACACGGATCAGTTTTATATCGGGCGAATGAATACGAAATTTCCCGTGAATTTGAAAATGATCAATTTTTGACTGAAGTCTTGCTACAAGGGAATAGTCCGAAAAGCTCAGGTCGTAGAATAGCTATTATTGGTGAACCGGGATCTGGTAAATCAACTCGCTTACGACAAATTTCGATGTGGCTTATGGAGCAATCATCAGAAAATTATGTTATCTGGATTTCATTAGCTGATCTTCGTGGTTATTCCTTAGAAGATTATTTATTGAATAAATGGCTGAAAGAAACTTTAAATCAACGAGACACCAGCGAAGATGCTCAAGATAAGTTAGTCAAAATATTTAATCAGGGGAATGTCTGGCTATTGCTTGATGGCATTGATGAAATGGGATTATCAGGAAATCCTTTAGCCTGGGTTAATAATCAAATTCGAGGTTGGATAGATCAAGCAAAAATCATAGTAACGTGTCGCATTAATGTCTGGGATGGTAACCGTCAAGCCTTAAATCAGTTTGATGTTTATCGCAATTTAGATTTTTTTGATGATCAACGTAATCTATTTATTGTTAAGTTTTTAGATAATCCCGAATTATCTGGTGGTTTAATTGATGAATTGGGCAAGCCAGGAAAAGAAAGAATTAGTGATTTAGCCAAAAATCCCCTACGACTAACGCTTATTTGTCGTTCATGGCAAAAACGACAAGGTAAATTACCTGATACTAAAGCGGGACTTTACCAAGAATGTGTTGATGCTTATTACGATTGGAAAGAGGAACCCAAAACTACAAAAGCTCAACGAAAGAAGTTAAATAAAGCTTTAGGAGAATTAGCCAAACAAGCTTTAGACCGGGATGATTTTAGGTTTCGTTTGACTGAAGCGCAAATAACTGAAGTTTTAGGAGAATCAGACGAGGGTTTATTTAAACTAGCTCTAGATGTAGGTTGGCTAAATGAAATTGGTAAAGCAAAGGAAAATTATCAAAAAATTTATGCTTTCTTTCATCCTAGCTTTCAAGAATATTTCGCAGCATTAGCAATAGATAAATCTGAATTTTTACTGAATCATATTCCTGATAATCCACAAAAAGGAGTTTATAGGATTTTTGAATCACAATGGATTGAAGTTACTTTACTTTGGATTGGTTTACCTAGTGTGAATGATGATCAAAAAAACAAATTAATCAATCAATTAGTTTATTTTAATTATGAGCCAAAATCTGCCTACATTTATCAAATAAGGGCATTAATAATTGCTACTGAGCTCATTTCTGAGTTTCATGATTGTGAAATAGTTGATACAATTCTTGACTGTGCGATTAGTTACGCATTTGGAGATTGGGATCAAAAAAATCAAGAGTTAATAGAGTATCCCAAAAATCAAGATTTTAGGAATAAAATAAAAGCTTGTTCACATCCAAAGCTCCTCAAAAAAATAGAAGATAAATTGGTACTTTTGTCGGAAAATGTGCCTAATTGTAGCTTATTTGATCTTGCTGCAATTATTTTAGATAAAAATCCTGACAATACCATAGCACAAAAAATTGTTAATCATTATTCAACACGTTTTCCTGATCGTAACTATACAATTGATGACTATTACAGACATTTAGGGTTTAAAAATTATGAAGGCTTTGTTAACACTTTAAGCCGAATGTATGAGGGTGATTATGGATCTGATTTATTTTGGCAATGCTATGAACAAAACAAGAATAAACTTAAGGTAACTAAGTTTGAAGATTCCAATAATATAAAAGGCTTTTTGAAAAATAGTTTAAATTTTGTTTTCACAGACAATAACAAGAATATTTTTCAAGATAATAATGAAGCTAAAGACATAACTGAATTAGTTGGCGATTATGAATGGGTATGGCTAAATAAAAATAGTCTTGATAATCAATTTGTGATTGATTTATTTGTCGATAATCCTAGCTATCTATTTTCATCTAGTGGACTAGTCTTATTTTTGGATAATGCAATAGTCGAGAAAAATGGCTTGTTAATTAATATTATAGAAAACAATATTACTGATTTTGATTCAGACCAAAGTTATGCTTTTAACATTGAAAATGCTTTTCTACAATGCTTAGATAATATAACCAATTGGATGGATTATGTACTTTCTTGTGATACAGCCAATGATTTGATCAACCAAACACTTGAATATGACTACTTCCGTTATAAAAATCCTGAATCTACACTTTCTATGGATTTATATTATGACAAATTAAGACAGTCAATAATCAAAAAAGAATATGGAGAAGTTCCAGGAAATATATTTAAAATTGGGATAAAAACGACAAATATTAATATATTTTTGGCTATTTTTGATTTTATAGTGGATTTAACAAAATACTACGACTATTTGATAAGTTATAGACTTATGGATGAGATGTTATTAAAATCATTTAGTTTTAATGGTGATTATTATCTCCCCGTTAAAATAGTTGATTATTTTGCAAATAGAATCAATTACTCAGAATTTCATAAGCGATGGTTTAATTATAGATTTTCCGATCAATTACCAGATCGTCAATATCTAAATCGACAAGTCTCAAATCAATCTTTTTTCCTCTCAATCAAAACTGAAAATTTAAACTCAATTACTAGTGAAATAAAATTACTAAAGCGTTTCAAAAGGCGATTTCTCCAATCTATTCCTGCAGAAATTAAACCTCAACTTCAAGCATTAATCAATAGTCAATATCAAACAGTGGATATAAATTCAGATGATTTAATTGACCAGATTGAAGAAATCATTTTAGCGATTAGAGACGAGCTACAGGTAGACGAATTTAATTTATTCCTAGACAACAAAAATCCTAGCCAGCTATTACTTGATTTGCGTGATCAATTCAGCGACTTAGTAAATATTGAATGGAATCGCTAAATATTTTTATGGAGTCAATTATGTTAAACTAAGCGTAAATTATTCTCATTAAATAAATAAATTTATCCAGAAATAATAATAATGAACGCTATTGAATTCACGGCTAAAATCAGTCAAGGAATGATCGACATTTCAAAAGAATATGATCAAGAACTTCAAGAAGAATTAGAAGTAAAAGTTATTGTTAAACCCAAACGAAAAAAACGTTTAATGGATCGACTCGCAGAAAATCCAGTTTCTGTTGAAGGATGGCGTAATCTAACAAGAGATGAAATCAACCTTAATATTGATCATCACTTGGAATAATTTGTAGCAAAAAGGGGCAGACTTAATACCCCTATCTGTTACTTGAAGCGATTAGCCAATCTCCGTTTGGGGCGTTTCCGTTGTCGAGTCATTCCCCTTGCCCCACTGTTTGGTAATACCCCCCGTGAGCAGATGGGACAGCAGACCAATGGGCCCAGCGAATAGACATAAAACTAGGGAATGTACCGTCCAAACACCAGTTTCCCGTCCCTGCCAATAAATCCAGCGACCCACAAACAAATCCATCACTAGATAGTGGACCCAACCCACAGCCATAATTTTTTCGTCAGCAAAAGCTTGGGCAATAACCGATAACTCTGGACTGGCCAACGCCGCCGCCGATTCGGAACCCAAGGAACCGATAAATAAAAATAGATAAACCGCAGCTAAAATGGCGATCGGGACCAGGGACTTCATCACCTTTTCCGTCCATTGCCACCGTGGCAGTAGAATCATCAAGCCCCAAAACGGCAACACAAACAGATTGCTGAGATTAAAAAGTAGTTCAGTAGCCATTTTCAATAACAGTTGCTTACCCACAACTCGATAGAACAATTTAGAGTATAAAAGAATTTACAGAATCATGCTGGGCAGGCGATCGCCTAAGGTAACAGTTAAGCATTTGTTAAATTCTGTTGCCTAGAAAAAAAGCGAGTTAAAATAAAAAATCAAAGATTTCCTTTTCGGATATCGCCATGGCAACAATTACCATCGAAGAAGCCCAAGCAACCCTAGCCGATTTAATCCATAATTTAGAACCAGGAGAGGAATTGATAATTACCGAAAATAACATTCCTCTAGCAAAAATTATTCCACAAATGCCAGTTACACGTAAACGCCCTGGCCCTGGATTGTGCAAAGGTATGATCATAATCAACGCTGATGATGATGACCATCTCCAAGACTTTGGAGAGTGTAGGATGGTGTGAGCAATTAGTGGTCTGATTCTATGCGAGAAATAAGTCGTTTTTTCGGAATGATTATCACTATTAATTACAACGATCATAACCCTCCCCATTTTCACGTCCGTTACGGTAATCAGAAAGCCTTAATTAGCATTGAAAAACTGAGTCTTATCTAAGGAAAATTAACACCAAAGGCTCTTGCTTTAGTTGTTGAGTGGGGTGCTCTTCATCAGGCAGAATTACAGGGCAACTGGGAGCTAGCCAAACAACAACAACCTTTACGAAAAATTCAACCATTGGAATAAGCCATGCTACAAGATATTGTCGCTGTTAACCCTCTCAAAAACTACAAGCTTTATTTACGATTTGAAGACAATCAAGATGGAATAGTTGACATTCAAAAACACATTGAATTTACAGGTGTATTCGAGCCACTTAAAGACCTTGAATATTTTGCTCAAGTCAAAATCAATTCGGAACTTGGAACTATTCAATGGCTCAATGGAGCAGATTTAGACCCCGATGTGCTGTATGAAGTAATTACCCGATCGCCGTCTCCAAGCCCCTTAAATCTTGAAGTTTAAGGAAGGGGAAAAAGGCTTTTAACTAAACCTAAACCAGCTTATGATTAAGCCATGGAAAAGCTTACCATTACTCGACCCGACGACTGGCACCTGCACCTACGGGATGGAGAGGCCCTAAAAGCGGTTCTGCCCCACACTGTCCGTCAATTTGCCAGGGCGATCGTCATGCCCAATTTAAAGCCTCCGGTGCGTTCCGTGGCTGATGCGGCCGCCTATCGGGAAAGGATTCTCGCCGCCATACCTGCGGGGGGGCAGTTTGAACCGTTGATGACTCTTTATTTGACGGATAATACTAGCCCCGAAGAAATTATTGCGGCTAAAGCATCCGAATTTGTCAAAGCCGTGAAATATTATCCCGCTGGAGCTACCACGAATTCTGACTTTGGCGTCACGGATATCAGTTGCTGTGATGCAGTGCTAGAAGCAATGGAACGGGTGGACTTACCTCTATTACTCCACGGCGAAGTAACGGACAGCCATATTGATATTTTCGACCGAGAAAAAGTATTCATTGAAAAATATTTAATTCCCCTTAGAGAAAAATTTCCCCAACTGCGAATTGTGCTGGAACATATCACTACCAGCGATGCGGTAGAATTCGTTTTTTCCACCAATAATATTGCCGCTACCATTACGCCCCAACATTTATTATTTAGCCGTAATATTTTGTTTCAAGGTGGTATTTGTCCCCATTTTTATTGCCTGCCAATTTTGAAACGAGAAGAACATCGTTTGTCATTGCTACAAGCGGCCACATCTGGTAACCCCAAGTTTTTTCTGGGTACCGATAGTGCTCCCCACGCCCGTAATAGCAAAGAAAGTTTCTGTGGTTGTGCTGGTTGCTATTCTGCCCTCCATGCCATGGAGTTATACGCCGAAGCTTTTGAGAGTGTTAATGCCCTGGATAAACTGGAAGCCTTTGCCAGCTTTTATGGTCCAGACTTTTATCAACTGCCCCGCAATACAGAACAAATTACATTGACCAAAACAACTTGGCGCATTCCCGCTGAATTGCCCTTTCCCGAATCTGGGCTGGTGCCGTTACGGGCGGGGGAAGAAATCACCTGGCTGGCATCAACCTGAAGCAAAGATATCAGAAGAAAAAGAAACAATCCAACTCAGCGAATTAGCCTAGGTAATTATCCTGAAGTGTTGGTGCTAGAATTATGCTAGGCGAAAACGGCTTTTGATTCTGCTTGTTGGGCAGGTGGAACGGCGTCTGAAAATTAGGCAATTTCCCTTTAAATTCCGCAATGTTAGGGATTCGGGCAGTTTATGTCGCCATCTAAGACCCTGGCCAAGACGAGAGCAAACTTAAACTAAAAAACTGAATTATTACTTAAGCGGGGTTTTCAACCCAATCAGGTGGGGGCTTAGGTTTTTCAGCCATTAATGCCGCAAAACACCAGCGTGGTGTTCGGCAAGTATTCTGTTTAACTTCGTCTTTTTCTCCTATGTCTATTAACTTCTCAAATCGCCTTTCTGCCATCACTACAGACTCGGCGGGGGTAACCCACATTGTCTGGGTAGAAGATTCGACGCTCTTTCATGCCACCTACAACGATAATTCCGCAACCTGGATCAATGAAACGGCGATCGCCAATGTCGGCTCTCAAAAAGTTGTCAGTTTAAATTTAATTGCCAACGATAAACTTGTTGATGATTCCGGCACTGGGTTGCCGGGGTTAGCGGTAGTTTATCAGCAAGGCAGTGAGAATGAAAGCAATATTTTCTACAGCGCGGCTCAATACAATGCCAGTGGTAAAACGCAATGGTTGGATAAACCCCAAGCCCTAACCGCCGACCAAGTAGGAGACTTGGAACCTAGGGCGATCGCCACCGAGGATGGCACCGTCTTTGTGGTGGGGCAAAAAGTTAATACCGAAAATGCCCAAAACCAAGGTATTCGGGAAGATACGGACTTATACTACCAATCCTTTCGGGTCAATCGTAGTCAATTTACAACGACGACATCCAGTTCTCCTCCTCCTTCAGTCACTGGAACGTTACCAAGGAATGTATCTGGCTATTCTGGTCAAAATTCTCCCGTTGCCGCTTCCTACTCTGTTTTAAGTGATGGAGAAGCCATTGCTTTAGCGCAAAAAGCCTTTCAAGGACAAGGCTTAAATTGGAACGCATCAAGTGGCTTTAGCGACAGCCTATTGAAATTTATTATTGCCAAGAGTGAAAATGCCAAGGTGAAAAAGGCGGTTGAAAATGGATTTAGTGGGGTATCAATCAATATTGCCTTACAAGGATCAAGCGGTGATAACCCTACCTGGTCTCTATTTGGAGGCGGTGTCTCCACCGATGGTAAGCTCTTGCTCAATGCAGTTGCGGCTGTTAGCTTTGCTAAAGCTACCAAAAAGAAAACCTCATTGCAACAAAAGAAGACGACAGAGGCGCAAAACAATGAATTTGATTTTTCGATTGTCTTTTCTTCTTTGTATAGTTTTGGCAATACACAAGGTTCAAGCGGACAGTACCCCCTCGAACTTGAAACGGGGGGATTCGCCCTATCTTTTGGTTTTACTTTCCCAATTGTGGGTGCAAATTTTGGTAAAGATAAAATAAATCTTTTTAATCTTAATGCTTTTTTAGATGCCGGAGTTGCCCTTCAGTGGCAGTTGAAACCTAAAGATCCCGATACCTATCGAAATATTTTATTTCCCTTTATTGATTCTAATTCAAATGAAAAAGGATTATTGATTGCCGATTCATTTGGAACTGCTGTGCCTGGGTTTTCTCAAGTTGTTGCACTTGAGGCCATTCTCTCCAATTTAATTTCTGCTTTTGAGTCAATTGATGACAAAGGCCCACTATCTTTGGAATCATTGCTCATTGCCATCCCCATAGAAGGGGGGGTTGAAGTAATCGTTGATATTCCATTTATTTTTAAATTAACTGGTTCGGTGGGAATATT is a window of Synechocystis sp. PCC 7338 DNA encoding:
- a CDS encoding DUF2442 domain-containing protein, whose translation is MLQDIVAVNPLKNYKLYLRFEDNQDGIVDIQKHIEFTGVFEPLKDLEYFAQVKINSELGTIQWLNGADLDPDVLYEVITRSPSPSPLNLEV
- a CDS encoding DUF4258 domain-containing protein — encoded protein: MGKQSTLNQLIQQDANIIPSETITSFNSYKDDNHLQRRQQQRAINTAMIQVALTYGQQDYSHGSVRFTLTDRLLRQSPYAKMTDALRGLRVICQPTITNTQIVTAYWHHQTKQRAR
- the pyrC gene encoding dihydroorotase, translated to MEKLTITRPDDWHLHLRDGEALKAVLPHTVRQFARAIVMPNLKPPVRSVADAAAYRERILAAIPAGGQFEPLMTLYLTDNTSPEEIIAAKASEFVKAVKYYPAGATTNSDFGVTDISCCDAVLEAMERVDLPLLLHGEVTDSHIDIFDREKVFIEKYLIPLREKFPQLRIVLEHITTSDAVEFVFSTNNIAATITPQHLLFSRNILFQGGICPHFYCLPILKREEHRLSLLQAATSGNPKFFLGTDSAPHARNSKESFCGCAGCYSALHAMELYAEAFESVNALDKLEAFASFYGPDFYQLPRNTEQITLTKTTWRIPAELPFPESGLVPLRAGEEITWLAST
- a CDS encoding NACHT domain-containing NTPase, with translation MSEKPKQSRKRSFPVKPQALLLLEKTMREKGFTYSTQEQMYEELWERTGRTISIDTVKNFFNPQFGHHPQRNTIQALATTLGLMPEDLVEGWATSTVSKAASLNTSAITIDPSTFQRMLDKKIRESTANIFLSGNLKSAKLYVPLGLIERKEKSRHGEVKPEHGSVLYRANEYEISREFENDQFLTEVLLQGNSPKSSGRRIAIIGEPGSGKSTRLRQISMWLMEQSSENYVIWISLADLRGYSLEDYLLNKWLKETLNQRDTSEDAQDKLVKIFNQGNVWLLLDGIDEMGLSGNPLAWVNNQIRGWIDQAKIIVTCRINVWDGNRQALNQFDVYRNLDFFDDQRNLFIVKFLDNPELSGGLIDELGKPGKERISDLAKNPLRLTLICRSWQKRQGKLPDTKAGLYQECVDAYYDWKEEPKTTKAQRKKLNKALGELAKQALDRDDFRFRLTEAQITEVLGESDEGLFKLALDVGWLNEIGKAKENYQKIYAFFHPSFQEYFAALAIDKSEFLLNHIPDNPQKGVYRIFESQWIEVTLLWIGLPSVNDDQKNKLINQLVYFNYEPKSAYIYQIRALIIATELISEFHDCEIVDTILDCAISYAFGDWDQKNQELIEYPKNQDFRNKIKACSHPKLLKKIEDKLVLLSENVPNCSLFDLAAIILDKNPDNTIAQKIVNHYSTRFPDRNYTIDDYYRHLGFKNYEGFVNTLSRMYEGDYGSDLFWQCYEQNKNKLKVTKFEDSNNIKGFLKNSLNFVFTDNNKNIFQDNNEAKDITELVGDYEWVWLNKNSLDNQFVIDLFVDNPSYLFSSSGLVLFLDNAIVEKNGLLINIIENNITDFDSDQSYAFNIENAFLQCLDNITNWMDYVLSCDTANDLINQTLEYDYFRYKNPESTLSMDLYYDKLRQSIIKKEYGEVPGNIFKIGIKTTNINIFLAIFDFIVDLTKYYDYLISYRLMDEMLLKSFSFNGDYYLPVKIVDYFANRINYSEFHKRWFNYRFSDQLPDRQYLNRQVSNQSFFLSIKTENLNSITSEIKLLKRFKRRFLQSIPAEIKPQLQALINSQYQTVDINSDDLIDQIEEIILAIRDELQVDEFNLFLDNKNPSQLLLDLRDQFSDLVNIEWNR
- a CDS encoding type II toxin-antitoxin system Phd/YefM family antitoxin, coding for MATITIEEAQATLADLIHNLEPGEELIITENNIPLAKIIPQMPVTRKRPGPGLCKGMIIINADDDDHLQDFGECRMV
- a CDS encoding Dna2/Cas4 domain-containing protein, which codes for MVQSFLPQIKQRFRPYAWVTTLAKLMAEEDPCFFAAWLKTQHQLTLPPSDFDCTIHDQMVIERAESLRQQGYDVAIEEENSQKVVGKSFDICIAGRPDIVAYNDDEIIVEDCKSGRKRPFHYYQVLLYMMLIPHADTTKEKCQGRKLNGRLIYSDSIEDVPHSMIDQDFIGELHAILQILTSKDIPKPNASAANCRYCPLAGNYCSIKRCD
- a CDS encoding ABA4-like family protein yields the protein MATELLFNLSNLFVLPFWGLMILLPRWQWTEKVMKSLVPIAILAAVYLFLFIGSLGSESAAALASPELSVIAQAFADEKIMAVGWVHYLVMDLFVGRWIYWQGRETGVWTVHSLVLCLFAGPIGLLSHLLTGGITKQWGKGNDSTTETPQTEIG
- a CDS encoding DUF4160 domain-containing protein gives rise to the protein MIITINYNDHNPPHFHVRYGNQKALISIEKLSLI
- a CDS encoding FGGY-family carbohydrate kinase, yielding MGKVEKSKFFLGLDFGTSGARAAVIDQNKELIWQEKVQFTPVPGSQLATIWREGLFHLLDQIPGELNSQIQAIAIDGTSSTVLLLDSQGNFLMEPLLYNDDRGKEVKHLLSQIAPSDYLVQSATSSLAKLLWYSQQPEFERANYFCHQADWLASLLHGGRPVSDYHNALKLGYDPENLTYPDWLKNAPWFTLLPPVVAPGKAISCLSSSIANAEKFPKNCLVCAGTTDSIAAFLASGATQPGEAVTSLGSTLVLKLLSAKPVTDLASGVYSHRLGNLWLTGGASNTGGAVLQHFFSLEQLRELSPKIHPHQPSGLDYYPLLQPGERFPINDPNLLPKLEPRPADDVTFLQGLLEGLARIEAQGYEKLQKLGATTLTKVFTAGGGAQNLTWQTIRQNLLQVPVQKSVQSEAAYGSACLARSSQSLE